From the genome of Thermogutta terrifontis, one region includes:
- a CDS encoding IS1634 family transposase, whose product MYITTVPNHGSRPTVLLRESYREDGKVKNRTLANLTHWPAERVEALARALRGEFDNLVLGEPVCGPSFGALFAAKQVADQLGLSRVLGASRRGKLALFLVLARLLCQGSRLSAVRWASQQAVGEVLGLEPFTEDDLYRTLDELAARQARIERALYRDYLRRHGGRPPVLVLYDVTSAYLEGRCHELGAYGYSRDGKRGKLQIVVGLLTDPAGEPLAIRVFAGNQADPTTVGEQVRILKEQFGVEETVLVGDRGMVKLAGKEALTAAGLRYITALTTPQVRRLLGQGTLEWSLFDEAVAEVQAEGRRYVLRRNPLVAERERRRVADKLAKLEARVEARNRFVENSERARPEVGLRRIREWIQRYGIEDWVQVRLVGRRLVLEVDAAAREEALALAGCYVLETDVRGELLDAAAVDRCYRGLAVVERAFRRMKTTGLEIRPVYLRRADRTQAHALVCMLALKLQMVLEERLRAVFGTTAEDEHTVTLEDALTALGRLCLEYYQVNGRIELTRLPQPDTQQQKILEALGVRLPTFQPSRLKKPTQKSPRSRRRSQPRSTR is encoded by the coding sequence ATGTACATCACCACTGTCCCCAACCACGGCTCGCGTCCCACGGTCCTCCTCCGGGAAAGCTACCGCGAGGATGGCAAAGTCAAAAACCGCACCTTGGCGAATCTCACCCACTGGCCCGCCGAACGCGTCGAAGCCCTCGCCCGAGCCCTCCGCGGCGAATTCGACAATCTGGTCTTGGGAGAGCCCGTTTGCGGTCCTTCCTTTGGCGCCCTGTTTGCTGCCAAGCAGGTTGCCGACCAGTTGGGCCTGAGCCGCGTCTTGGGCGCGAGCCGCCGCGGCAAGCTGGCCCTGTTTTTGGTCTTGGCGCGCCTGTTGTGTCAAGGTTCCCGTCTGTCGGCGGTGCGGTGGGCTTCTCAGCAAGCGGTGGGGGAAGTCCTCGGGCTGGAGCCGTTCACCGAGGACGATCTGTACCGGACCCTGGACGAGTTGGCTGCCCGCCAGGCCCGGATCGAGCGGGCCCTCTACCGGGATTATCTGCGTCGCCACGGGGGTCGGCCGCCGGTGTTGGTGCTCTACGACGTGACCAGTGCTTACTTGGAAGGTCGCTGTCACGAACTGGGGGCCTATGGGTATAGCCGGGACGGCAAGCGTGGCAAGCTGCAGATTGTGGTGGGGTTATTGACCGACCCGGCGGGCGAGCCGCTGGCTATTCGCGTCTTTGCTGGCAACCAGGCGGATCCCACCACGGTTGGTGAACAGGTGCGGATTTTGAAGGAGCAGTTTGGGGTTGAGGAGACGGTCTTGGTGGGGGACCGGGGGATGGTGAAGTTGGCGGGCAAGGAGGCGCTGACGGCCGCCGGTTTGCGTTACATCACCGCGCTCACGACGCCCCAGGTTCGCCGTCTGTTGGGCCAGGGGACCCTGGAGTGGAGTCTGTTCGACGAGGCGGTGGCCGAGGTCCAGGCCGAGGGCCGCCGTTACGTGTTGCGGCGGAATCCGCTGGTGGCGGAGCGGGAGCGGCGGCGGGTGGCGGACAAGCTGGCCAAACTGGAAGCGCGGGTGGAGGCCCGCAACCGGTTTGTGGAGAACTCCGAGCGGGCTCGGCCGGAAGTGGGGTTGCGGCGGATCAGGGAGTGGATCCAGCGCTACGGTATAGAGGACTGGGTGCAGGTGCGGTTGGTGGGTCGGCGGCTGGTGTTGGAGGTGGATGCAGCGGCGCGGGAGGAGGCGTTGGCCTTGGCTGGCTGCTACGTTTTGGAGACGGATGTGAGGGGCGAGCTTTTGGATGCGGCGGCGGTGGATCGGTGTTATCGGGGCTTGGCGGTGGTGGAGCGGGCGTTTCGGAGGATGAAGACGACCGGGTTGGAGATTCGGCCGGTGTACCTGCGGCGGGCGGATCGCACGCAAGCCCACGCGTTGGTGTGCATGCTGGCGTTGAAGCTGCAGATGGTGCTCGAGGAACGGTTGCGTGCCGTGTTTGGGACCACCGCCGAGGACGAACACACGGTGACGCTGGAGGATGCGTTGACAGCCTTGGGGCGGCTGTGTTTGGAGTACTACCAGGTGAACGGGCGGATTGAGTTGACGCGACTACCGCAACCGGACACCCAGCAACAGAAGATCCTCGAGGCGTTGGGGGTCCGACTGCCCACCTTCCAACCGTCCCGTCTGAAGAAGCCCACCCAGAAATCCCCCCGATCCCGGCGGCGTAGTCAGCCGCGTTCAACCCGGTAA
- a CDS encoding DUF58 domain-containing protein, whose translation MSAQSKVTVRLTPVGRYYAFLVVGIFLAAMVRQVNLLLLLSGLIAAPLFLSWQMARRNIRRLSIRRRVPSRVCAGDLMVVDLELEVSSRRGKAWMVSVSDRIQRDGCSSDSGGESVRVFFPYVDGTGARALAYRGRIARRGCYTLGPIVLATRFPLGLFEARRQVDLRDQIIVCPRLGRLTENWNRRHHFTYDGGSRSERCADRVSGDFYGLRSWQIGDSPRLVHWRSSARHGELLVRQFDRPRQQHLTVLLNLCCRAGQHMNRDAVKNEQDVEKAISFVATVIHDLCRKGGRSLLLGVSAEDITWLGGPASPGFLQRAMDLLTRVEPSEGDHLVTLFAEARRRSPQHADFLLVTTSPLRFRPELSANSGDHAARGETSGKRPGQAGAVARDFRVEVIDVTSGNLENIFEYQTVAGS comes from the coding sequence ATGAGCGCGCAATCCAAAGTGACAGTCCGTCTCACGCCGGTGGGGCGTTATTACGCTTTCCTGGTGGTGGGTATCTTTCTGGCCGCCATGGTGCGGCAGGTCAATCTGTTGCTTCTTTTGTCGGGGCTGATCGCCGCCCCTTTATTTTTGAGTTGGCAAATGGCGCGGCGGAATATTCGCCGCCTCTCCATCCGAAGACGTGTCCCCAGCCGGGTGTGCGCGGGGGACCTGATGGTCGTGGACCTCGAATTGGAAGTCTCTTCGCGCCGGGGCAAAGCGTGGATGGTGTCTGTCTCGGATCGTATTCAGCGTGATGGCTGCTCGTCAGACTCAGGTGGCGAGTCCGTTCGCGTGTTTTTCCCCTATGTGGACGGCACGGGTGCCCGAGCGCTGGCCTATCGCGGGAGGATCGCGCGGCGTGGATGCTACACGCTCGGACCAATTGTTCTGGCCACTCGATTCCCCCTGGGATTGTTCGAAGCGCGTCGCCAGGTGGACCTCCGCGACCAGATCATTGTGTGCCCCCGGCTGGGAAGGCTCACCGAGAATTGGAATCGGCGTCACCATTTCACGTACGACGGCGGCAGCCGCTCCGAACGGTGTGCAGATCGGGTATCCGGCGATTTTTACGGACTGCGAAGCTGGCAAATCGGCGATAGTCCCCGCCTGGTCCACTGGCGGAGCTCGGCCAGGCACGGGGAACTCCTGGTGCGGCAGTTCGATCGGCCCCGTCAGCAACATCTGACCGTCCTGCTCAATCTGTGTTGTCGTGCCGGTCAGCACATGAACCGTGATGCGGTCAAAAACGAACAGGATGTGGAAAAGGCGATCAGTTTCGTCGCCACGGTGATCCACGATCTCTGCCGGAAAGGCGGCCGTTCCCTCCTCCTCGGCGTCAGCGCGGAAGACATCACCTGGTTGGGGGGACCGGCCTCTCCCGGTTTTTTGCAGCGGGCCATGGACCTTTTGACGAGGGTTGAACCATCAGAGGGGGATCACCTGGTCACTCTGTTTGCGGAGGCCCGCCGGAGAAGCCCCCAACACGCCGATTTTCTGCTGGTCACCACAAGTCCCCTGCGCTTTCGACCGGAGTTATCCGCGAATTCCGGGGACCATGCCGCGAGGGGCGAAACCTCGGGAAAACGTCCTGGGCAAGCCGGTGCCGTTGCCCGAGATTTTCGGGTGGAAGTCATTGATGTTACTTCCGGGAACCTTGAAAACATTTTCGAATACCAAACCGTCGCCGGGTCATGA
- a CDS encoding homospermidine biosynthesis protein: protein MNNCPRRNHKSEHDMLLSGRRILPPGIKGNESAADLIDQCFLAYNAGRLREAVQLFTRKMLASDVTVGISLAGALTPAGLGASCIVPLIEAGFVDWIVSTGANLYHDLHFAFNYKLVAGDFRYDDRHLHEVGVVRIYDVLLSLDECLIETDRRVQEMLVRPEFQGRLTTAELHHYMGKYAAEAEEQSGLPHVSVLAAAYRCGVPVYTSSPGDSTIGMVAAAERFRNSQLVLDPLADVNETAAIYYWSKQEGRRSAVVIFGGGSPKNFVLQTAPHVTDILEIETKGHDYFLQFTDARPDTGGLSGATPQEAVSWGKVDPDRVPDSVVCYIDSTVAMPLLTSYALTRCSKRPLKRLFERREEFVRQLRDEFLRRHGSSPQASE from the coding sequence ATGAATAATTGTCCCCGACGCAACCATAAATCTGAGCACGACATGCTGCTTTCCGGCCGACGGATCCTGCCGCCCGGGATCAAAGGAAATGAGTCCGCCGCCGACCTCATCGATCAGTGTTTCCTGGCGTACAACGCCGGAAGGTTGAGAGAGGCAGTGCAGCTCTTCACCCGAAAAATGCTTGCGTCAGACGTCACGGTGGGTATATCATTGGCCGGAGCACTGACCCCCGCTGGCCTGGGGGCTTCCTGCATCGTCCCGCTGATTGAGGCCGGCTTCGTGGACTGGATTGTAAGTACGGGCGCCAACCTCTACCACGACCTTCACTTTGCGTTCAATTACAAATTGGTGGCCGGCGACTTCCGCTACGACGATCGCCACCTCCATGAGGTGGGCGTGGTGCGGATTTACGATGTGCTCCTCTCCCTTGACGAGTGCCTGATTGAGACGGACCGCCGGGTCCAGGAAATGCTTGTCCGCCCAGAGTTCCAGGGCCGACTCACCACTGCCGAACTGCATCATTACATGGGGAAGTACGCGGCAGAAGCCGAGGAGCAGTCGGGGCTTCCCCACGTGTCCGTATTGGCCGCGGCCTACCGCTGTGGCGTGCCGGTTTACACCAGTTCTCCGGGAGACTCGACCATCGGCATGGTGGCCGCCGCTGAGCGTTTTCGCAACTCCCAGCTTGTCCTCGATCCCCTTGCCGATGTCAACGAGACGGCGGCCATTTATTACTGGTCGAAGCAGGAAGGACGCCGCTCGGCGGTGGTCATTTTCGGTGGAGGAAGTCCCAAAAACTTCGTGCTTCAGACCGCTCCCCATGTGACCGACATCCTCGAAATCGAAACAAAAGGTCACGATTACTTTCTGCAATTCACCGACGCGCGACCCGATACCGGTGGGTTGTCGGGGGCTACCCCCCAAGAGGCGGTGAGCTGGGGAAAGGTCGATCCCGATCGCGTGCCAGACTCCGTGGTCTGTTACATCGATTCCACGGTGGCCATGCCCCTTCTGACGTCGTATGCCCTGACGCGGTGCTCGAAACGCCCCCTCAAACGGTTGTTTGAAAGGCGGGAAGAGTTTGTCCGACAACTGCGAGACGAGTTCCTCCGGCGGCACGGCTCCTCGCCGCAGGCGAGCGAGTGA
- a CDS encoding transglutaminase TgpA family protein, translating into MLLPGTLKTFSNTKPSPGHDGLSLTNAQARHRTASRRLMRLLQVNMAALAALGTFLLAMGQQSRWLMGLALVSSLISLLLVDLTRIFSLPRWVTNILLIAALVVTGFDVLRYSGPLHVLIVANLLVYIQCVLQFQQKDARIYRYLLMLSIFQVVSACAFFHGVIFGLLLVVYLILALTALLLVTYFGEWDAQETNWQVDCRATQESRSSPLFISVTSDPPDPRAPLGINGALLGRLARVVVSSALFSGVVFLVVPRLSTRPWPGIAPAPVRTVGFDAAITLEEVGDLLDDPTPVMRVEVATLDGEPLGYVGPLYLRGGSLQVYYEKHWSLNPFFIQNEIRPLQPLFRGPGQSLFLQRIVLERTQGPEVFAIWPVGKWDDSPLLYDVDRTRVLRVTEDNRRTTYEMTTSALEFGRLADLVPATEPVRQAPFLQLPWVIFQPDWWGGRFVFHRDLYHRRGWNRLEELAAQWAKEAPWPEDDHFHLAKHFEQILAFSGEFQYSTEAVSRDPDLDPVVDFLTKSRKGHCEYFATALALLLRCRGIPTRIVIGYKTEEFNTLGGFYQARQRDAHAWVEAYLSPDKLSPELMGSRPSELWQYGAWLRLDPTPPSSSRAGANQTFWQRLWTTYTFLDYIWLKYVMQLDKVTQQAEVYQPVRRRVQEGVETLVRPERWRQTLSSVGAAIRRSLGEFSQWRTIGGSLVVVGLVAIGIFWLWRDPLRRIWIMKKLPLRRSWPPLADHVVVQVHGELQRLLERTHSPRLPGETPRAFVERVAQLQLASGSCECDGWTASARRIVDLYYRFRFGNHTPTALEVEDMAAALQTVRSALRGRRTINRRNNHVHKIDNPETR; encoded by the coding sequence ATGTTACTTCCGGGAACCTTGAAAACATTTTCGAATACCAAACCGTCGCCGGGTCATGACGGACTGAGCCTGACAAATGCGCAGGCCCGCCACCGGACCGCCAGCCGCCGGCTCATGCGCTTGCTGCAGGTCAACATGGCGGCCCTGGCCGCATTGGGGACGTTCCTGCTGGCGATGGGCCAGCAATCGCGCTGGCTGATGGGGCTGGCCCTGGTCTCCTCGCTTATTAGTCTGCTGCTGGTGGATCTGACCAGGATCTTTTCGCTCCCCAGATGGGTGACCAATATCCTTTTGATTGCGGCCCTCGTGGTCACGGGGTTCGACGTTCTTCGCTATTCGGGCCCCCTCCACGTGCTCATCGTCGCCAATCTTCTGGTGTATATTCAGTGCGTTTTGCAGTTCCAGCAGAAAGACGCGCGGATTTACCGTTACTTGCTCATGCTGAGCATTTTTCAGGTCGTCTCCGCCTGTGCGTTCTTTCATGGAGTCATTTTCGGACTGCTGCTCGTCGTTTACCTGATACTGGCCCTTACCGCACTCCTGCTGGTGACATACTTTGGCGAATGGGACGCACAGGAAACAAACTGGCAAGTGGATTGTCGGGCCACACAGGAGAGCCGATCATCTCCGCTGTTCATCAGTGTGACGAGCGATCCGCCCGATCCGCGTGCGCCGCTGGGGATTAACGGGGCATTGCTCGGCAGACTTGCCCGCGTGGTGGTGAGCTCCGCCTTGTTTAGCGGGGTCGTGTTTCTTGTGGTCCCCCGTCTCAGCACCCGTCCCTGGCCTGGAATCGCCCCCGCCCCTGTGCGCACGGTGGGATTCGACGCTGCGATCACTTTGGAAGAAGTCGGCGACCTCCTGGATGACCCCACCCCTGTCATGCGGGTGGAGGTGGCAACTCTCGACGGAGAACCTCTGGGTTACGTGGGTCCGCTCTATTTGCGAGGCGGATCCCTCCAGGTCTACTACGAGAAGCACTGGTCCCTGAATCCCTTTTTCATCCAGAATGAGATTCGTCCTCTTCAACCGCTGTTTCGCGGACCGGGGCAATCGCTTTTTTTGCAGAGAATTGTGCTGGAGAGGACACAAGGTCCAGAGGTTTTCGCCATCTGGCCGGTAGGCAAATGGGACGATTCCCCCTTGCTCTACGACGTCGATCGGACGCGCGTTTTGCGGGTTACAGAAGATAACCGGCGAACCACCTATGAAATGACCACATCAGCCCTGGAATTTGGACGCCTGGCCGATCTTGTCCCGGCTACGGAACCGGTGCGGCAAGCCCCTTTTCTGCAACTTCCTTGGGTCATCTTTCAGCCGGACTGGTGGGGTGGTCGTTTCGTGTTCCATCGCGACTTGTATCACAGACGGGGTTGGAATCGCCTGGAGGAACTCGCGGCTCAATGGGCCAAAGAGGCGCCCTGGCCCGAAGATGATCATTTTCATCTCGCCAAGCATTTTGAGCAAATTCTGGCGTTTTCCGGTGAGTTTCAGTACTCCACCGAGGCAGTCTCACGTGACCCCGACCTCGATCCAGTGGTGGATTTTCTCACCAAGTCCCGGAAGGGGCACTGTGAGTATTTTGCCACAGCCCTGGCCCTCCTTCTTCGTTGCCGGGGGATCCCCACGCGGATCGTCATTGGGTACAAAACGGAAGAATTCAACACGTTGGGCGGTTTCTATCAGGCCCGACAGCGGGATGCCCATGCCTGGGTGGAAGCCTATCTCAGCCCCGACAAGCTCTCTCCTGAATTGATGGGAAGCAGACCTTCGGAACTGTGGCAGTACGGGGCTTGGCTTCGCCTCGATCCCACGCCGCCGTCGTCCAGTCGTGCAGGCGCAAACCAAACTTTCTGGCAACGCCTCTGGACTACCTACACGTTTCTTGACTACATTTGGCTGAAATACGTGATGCAACTGGACAAGGTCACTCAGCAGGCAGAGGTGTACCAGCCGGTCCGCCGGCGGGTTCAGGAGGGAGTGGAAACTCTTGTCCGCCCAGAGCGGTGGCGCCAGACCCTCAGCTCTGTTGGTGCAGCGATACGCAGATCTCTAGGGGAGTTTTCCCAGTGGCGCACGATTGGCGGCAGCTTGGTGGTTGTCGGATTGGTCGCGATCGGAATTTTTTGGCTGTGGCGGGATCCGCTGCGCCGGATCTGGATCATGAAGAAACTACCGCTTCGCCGCAGCTGGCCTCCGCTAGCCGATCATGTGGTCGTTCAGGTACACGGGGAACTCCAACGGCTGCTTGAGCGAACACATTCGCCACGATTACCCGGTGAAACGCCCCGAGCCTTTGTGGAACGCGTTGCGCAACTTCAGCTCGCCAGCGGAAGTTGTGAGTGCGACGGTTGGACTGCATCGGCCCGGCGGATTGTCGATCTCTATTACCGATTCCGCTTCGGCAATCACACACCCACCGCACTCGAGGTCGAGGACATGGCCGCCGCCTTGCAAACTGTGCGATCCGCGCTACGCGGCCGTCGAACGATCAACCGTCGAAACAATCACGTTCACAAGATCGACAATCCGGAAACACGTTAA
- a CDS encoding sigma-54-dependent transcriptional regulator produces the protein MPMRSKPGKQPLILIVDDDEAHRKLFAEVVHSLGLRVAEAGSADEAWHRIADEHPGLILLDVRLPGKSGLEILPDLKKKYPDIPIILITAYGDVREAVEAMKIGAVDYLLKPVDLEELETVILDHVGRGEELATKSRLPPLPPHVVCVSAAFQKVLETAYLVAQSDAPVLILGPSGSGKEVVARLIRDWSSRREGPFVAANCAGLPESLIESELFGHVAGAFTGATADRMGYFRAAHGGTLFLDEIGELPLSVQAKLLRALETGEIIPVGSEKPVRTDFRLLAATNRNLEEFVKTGRFREDLYYRINVVELTVPPLKERREDILPLAEFFGRQFARQPVRFSPQAMAALLSYHWPGNVRQLRNAIQRACLLAQGNIILPEHLPPEVAALASSGHEATQECEEGRLSAVERATILSTLAECGGNRTLAARKLGISRRALIYKLKALEALSPPSGGDQSR, from the coding sequence ATGCCCATGCGTTCTAAACCCGGCAAGCAGCCCTTGATCCTGATCGTGGATGACGACGAGGCCCACCGTAAGCTCTTTGCAGAGGTGGTGCACTCGCTGGGGTTGCGCGTCGCCGAAGCAGGATCCGCCGACGAAGCCTGGCACCGCATTGCGGATGAGCACCCCGGTCTCATACTTCTGGACGTCCGTTTACCGGGCAAATCGGGGCTGGAGATTCTACCGGATCTGAAGAAAAAGTATCCTGACATCCCAATTATTCTCATCACCGCTTATGGAGACGTGCGCGAAGCGGTGGAAGCGATGAAGATTGGGGCCGTCGATTATCTCCTTAAGCCCGTCGATCTTGAGGAACTGGAAACCGTTATTCTTGACCACGTGGGCCGTGGCGAAGAGCTGGCCACGAAATCGCGGTTACCGCCCCTGCCTCCCCACGTGGTGTGCGTAAGTGCCGCTTTTCAAAAAGTTTTGGAAACAGCTTATCTCGTGGCACAATCCGACGCCCCGGTTTTGATCCTCGGCCCAAGCGGCAGTGGGAAGGAGGTGGTGGCACGGCTCATTCGCGACTGGAGTTCCCGGCGCGAAGGCCCATTTGTTGCCGCCAATTGCGCAGGCTTGCCAGAATCACTCATTGAGAGCGAGCTTTTTGGACATGTCGCGGGGGCGTTTACCGGCGCCACGGCGGATCGGATGGGGTATTTTCGCGCAGCGCACGGGGGTACCCTTTTCCTTGATGAAATTGGGGAATTGCCCCTCAGCGTTCAGGCAAAGCTGCTCCGAGCTCTGGAAACGGGGGAGATCATCCCCGTCGGTAGTGAGAAACCTGTAAGGACAGACTTCCGGCTTCTGGCAGCCACCAACCGCAATCTTGAGGAATTCGTCAAAACCGGCCGATTTCGCGAAGACCTCTATTATCGCATCAACGTGGTGGAACTCACCGTCCCGCCGTTGAAGGAGCGACGTGAGGATATTCTCCCGCTGGCCGAGTTTTTCGGCCGTCAGTTTGCACGTCAACCCGTGCGTTTTTCACCCCAGGCGATGGCGGCTCTCCTCTCGTATCACTGGCCGGGAAATGTGCGGCAACTGCGAAATGCCATCCAGCGGGCGTGTTTGCTGGCGCAGGGAAATATCATCCTTCCGGAGCATCTTCCGCCCGAGGTGGCGGCCCTGGCGTCCTCGGGGCATGAAGCAACCCAAGAATGCGAGGAAGGGCGTCTCTCGGCGGTGGAAAGGGCGACAATCCTCTCCACCCTTGCCGAGTGCGGCGGCAACCGAACGCTGGCCGCCAGAAAACTGGGTATTAGCCGGCGAGCGCTTATCTACAAGCTCAAGGCTTTGGAAGCCCTATCTCCCCCAAGCGGTGGCGACCAATCTCGTTGA
- a CDS encoding alkaline phosphatase family protein, translated as MKRLVRPLVLLALALMLLSGRPVFAEEAGKAAKPQNIILIGWDGAQRAHVMECLQRGELPNLQKLAKEGALVNIDVVTGATDTKAGWTQILTGYNPEVTGVYSNGRYRDVPKGLSVFERLKEHFGPDFVCVAVIGKREHCGEIREPFKRQLTDEEAAKIQAERQAQAKQQGQARQQQRAQGNQAAQRRAQQKAGQPAQPGAGRQVLGRIVEENGVKYLVFEGSPYYTMHKACDVWEYGLMEDEKVGSRAIELLEKYRDKPFFFFVHFASVDHQGHRFGENSKEYNDALISNDAWLGKIVEKLKELGLYDKTLIYVTADHGFNEGGTGHSYAPYVFLATNDPLVKRDGMRQDIAPTILARFGVDLSKLQPPLDGEPLTQPATKPVLKAPETPPAKPQAAAAQGRAGQRRARQGQAAPATQAP; from the coding sequence ATGAAGCGGTTGGTTCGACCTCTGGTACTCCTGGCCCTGGCACTCATGCTATTGTCGGGCCGCCCGGTTTTTGCGGAAGAGGCCGGGAAAGCGGCAAAACCCCAGAACATCATCCTTATCGGATGGGATGGTGCTCAGCGGGCACACGTGATGGAGTGTTTGCAGCGCGGGGAGCTGCCGAATCTCCAGAAGCTCGCAAAAGAGGGGGCTCTCGTTAACATCGATGTCGTCACTGGCGCAACCGACACCAAAGCGGGGTGGACACAGATACTCACTGGCTACAATCCTGAAGTCACAGGGGTATACAGCAACGGGCGGTACCGGGACGTTCCCAAGGGCTTGAGCGTCTTTGAGCGTCTCAAGGAACATTTTGGTCCTGATTTTGTATGTGTTGCGGTGATCGGCAAGCGGGAACACTGCGGAGAAATCCGGGAGCCGTTCAAGCGACAGCTCACGGACGAGGAAGCAGCCAAGATTCAGGCCGAGCGGCAAGCCCAGGCCAAGCAGCAGGGGCAGGCCCGGCAACAGCAGCGGGCTCAGGGCAATCAGGCGGCTCAGAGACGGGCTCAGCAGAAAGCCGGGCAACCGGCCCAGCCCGGCGCCGGCCGACAGGTCCTTGGCCGGATTGTGGAAGAAAACGGCGTCAAGTATCTCGTCTTTGAAGGCTCGCCGTATTACACCATGCACAAGGCCTGCGATGTGTGGGAATATGGGCTGATGGAAGACGAAAAAGTTGGCTCCCGGGCCATTGAGCTTTTGGAAAAGTATCGCGACAAGCCCTTCTTCTTCTTTGTGCATTTCGCTTCGGTCGATCATCAGGGGCATCGCTTCGGAGAAAACTCCAAGGAGTACAACGATGCCCTCATTTCCAACGACGCCTGGCTGGGCAAGATTGTGGAAAAGCTAAAAGAGCTTGGACTGTATGATAAGACCCTCATTTACGTGACGGCCGACCACGGCTTCAATGAGGGCGGCACCGGCCACAGCTATGCTCCCTATGTCTTCCTAGCGACCAATGATCCCCTGGTGAAGCGGGATGGTATGCGGCAGGACATCGCCCCCACCATCCTCGCTCGGTTTGGAGTGGATCTGAGCAAACTTCAGCCGCCGCTTGACGGCGAACCGTTAACCCAGCCCGCCACAAAGCCGGTCTTAAAGGCTCCGGAAACGCCTCCCGCCAAACCCCAGGCGGCGGCTGCACAGGGGCGAGCGGGGCAGCGGCGTGCGCGGCAGGGTCAGGCGGCACCGGCCACCCAGGCTCCATGA
- a CDS encoding sensor histidine kinase, whose protein sequence is MAIGFLLAVALLFVAWQWHEWQTDRMGAEEIVRGQAEALARAVIGAIRSHRRLGAFFDQQIQVALDELVDSHDVLAAGIADKNHRFLLRAGANLPEIPPGDWAKLPEGFLIQKAFELPPLPPEGPGRGRGFGWGRWFRDAMEQENPSHFANGGNFLVILLLDRSGYDAQMRRAAISRLVAVATGLGCLALLALVWGLATRALTAEHERRLAELRAKHYEELGQAAAGLAHETRHPLGLIRGWAQKIAQSAEPQSPVAREARLVMEECDRLAARLTQFLTFAKPYRPRWELVHPEPIIQELLTLLEPDCEARAVRCHFERPDRPIAFWADPELFRQALFNLLHNAVKFTQPGTSVEVSTRVSSNCSTIEVRDHGPGVKPEQLPRLFTPYFSTDPQGSGLGLALVRKVVEAHGWDIQYEPLPEGGSVFRIVIPMNKRKPAPTPERPTGRGAGTLAPGNLEPAPDAPGGDGP, encoded by the coding sequence TTGGCAATTGGATTTCTCCTGGCGGTGGCCCTGCTTTTTGTAGCCTGGCAGTGGCACGAGTGGCAGACGGACCGAATGGGTGCGGAGGAAATTGTCCGTGGCCAGGCCGAAGCCCTCGCCAGGGCTGTCATCGGAGCCATCCGCTCGCATCGTCGGCTGGGGGCCTTTTTCGATCAGCAAATCCAGGTGGCCCTTGATGAACTCGTCGATTCCCACGATGTGCTGGCTGCAGGAATTGCCGATAAAAATCACCGGTTTTTACTTCGAGCCGGAGCAAACCTCCCGGAAATTCCGCCGGGCGATTGGGCGAAACTGCCGGAAGGTTTTCTGATCCAAAAGGCCTTCGAGCTACCGCCACTCCCACCGGAGGGGCCGGGACGCGGTCGAGGCTTCGGCTGGGGACGTTGGTTCCGCGATGCGATGGAACAGGAGAATCCCAGCCACTTCGCCAATGGAGGAAACTTCCTTGTGATCCTGCTGCTGGATCGTTCCGGTTACGACGCCCAGATGCGGCGGGCTGCGATCAGTCGTCTCGTGGCGGTGGCAACCGGTTTGGGATGTCTCGCGCTGCTTGCTCTCGTGTGGGGCCTTGCCACCAGAGCTTTGACCGCCGAACACGAGCGTCGATTGGCTGAATTGCGGGCGAAACACTATGAGGAACTCGGACAGGCGGCAGCCGGCCTCGCCCATGAAACCCGCCATCCCCTGGGGCTGATCCGGGGTTGGGCTCAGAAGATCGCGCAGAGTGCGGAACCCCAGTCGCCGGTTGCAAGGGAAGCCCGCCTGGTCATGGAAGAATGCGATCGGCTGGCCGCGCGTTTGACACAGTTTCTCACTTTTGCAAAACCCTACCGGCCACGATGGGAGCTTGTCCACCCAGAGCCGATTATTCAGGAGCTTCTGACACTGCTGGAACCGGATTGCGAGGCCAGAGCCGTTCGCTGTCACTTTGAGCGGCCAGACCGCCCGATCGCTTTTTGGGCCGATCCCGAACTATTTCGTCAGGCACTCTTCAACCTGTTGCACAACGCAGTCAAGTTCACACAGCCGGGGACGTCGGTCGAGGTTAGCACGCGTGTGTCTTCCAACTGCAGTACAATTGAGGTGAGAGATCACGGGCCTGGGGTCAAACCGGAACAGCTTCCCCGTCTGTTTACACCTTATTTTTCAACCGATCCTCAGGGGAGTGGTCTGGGGTTGGCACTGGTTCGCAAGGTTGTGGAGGCCCATGGCTGGGACATTCAGTACGAGCCGCTGCCGGAGGGCGGTTCTGTGTTTCGCATAGTCATCCCGATGAACAAACGGAAGCCTGCGCCCACTCCTGAGAGGCCGACAGGCAGAGGGGCCGGCACTCTCGCCCCGGGAAATCTGGAACCAGCTCCCGACGCCCCTGGCGGGGATGGACCATAG